In the Salinirubrum litoreum genome, one interval contains:
- a CDS encoding M24 family metallopeptidase, translating into MATKLPDSEFTARLREIRGTLADTDADAALFFDATSIEYLSGFHHIQTERPVALAVTPDRVEITVPRLEVERVDPNERIDAVHSYFDYPGGDPMGVIVSMCRDLDVETVAADSDGAPGVMGYEGPALSDSLTVTTQSWVPRMRWEKTDAEVDLIRESAKWANLGHRYLADYTAVGEHPATVSQRASTDASRAMLDTLGDRYSVRERADGPVSAGYISAEETALPHGHTPNERLSEGDVLITGATANVDGYYSELERTMFVGDYSDEDEHYFELMLEAQTLAIDALGPGVPVSHVDQVVWDYFEEQGITDLARHHVGHNIGLGGHEPPYIDRGWADHCDDPADAEMAPGQVYTIEPGIYTDTAGYRHSDTVAITDHGVEWLTNFPRDLASNVV; encoded by the coding sequence ATGGCCACTAAACTCCCCGACAGCGAGTTCACGGCACGTCTCCGTGAGATTCGCGGCACTCTCGCGGACACCGACGCCGACGCCGCGCTGTTCTTCGACGCCACCAGCATCGAGTACCTCTCCGGCTTCCACCACATCCAGACCGAACGCCCGGTCGCACTGGCGGTCACGCCCGACCGCGTCGAGATCACGGTCCCGCGACTGGAGGTCGAACGCGTCGACCCCAACGAGCGCATCGACGCGGTCCACTCGTACTTCGACTACCCCGGCGGCGACCCGATGGGCGTGATCGTCTCGATGTGCCGGGACCTCGACGTGGAAACGGTCGCCGCCGACAGCGACGGCGCACCGGGCGTGATGGGTTACGAGGGCCCCGCGCTGTCCGACTCGCTGACCGTCACCACCCAGTCGTGGGTCCCCCGGATGCGCTGGGAGAAGACCGACGCCGAGGTCGACCTCATCCGGGAGTCCGCGAAGTGGGCGAACCTCGGCCACCGCTACCTCGCGGACTACACCGCGGTCGGCGAACACCCCGCGACCGTCTCTCAGCGCGCTTCGACCGACGCCTCCCGCGCGATGCTGGACACCCTCGGCGACCGCTATTCGGTCCGGGAACGCGCCGACGGCCCGGTCTCGGCGGGCTACATCTCGGCCGAGGAGACCGCCCTCCCGCACGGCCACACCCCGAACGAGCGTCTCTCGGAGGGCGACGTGTTGATCACCGGTGCGACCGCGAACGTCGACGGCTACTACTCCGAACTCGAACGCACGATGTTCGTCGGCGACTACTCCGACGAGGACGAACACTACTTCGAGTTGATGCTCGAAGCCCAGACGCTCGCCATCGACGCACTCGGGCCGGGCGTCCCGGTCTCGCACGTCGACCAGGTCGTCTGGGACTACTTCGAGGAGCAGGGCATCACCGACCTCGCGCGCCACCACGTCGGGCACAACATCGGTCTCGGCGGGCACGAACCGCCGTACATCGACCGTGGCTGGGCCGACCACTGCGACGATCCCGCCGACGCCGAGATGGCTCCCGGACAGGTCTACACGATCGAACCGGGAATCTACACCGACACGGCCGGCTACCGCCACTCCGACACGGTCGCCATCACCGACCACGGCGTCGAGTGGCTGACGAACTTCCCGCGCGACCTCGCGTCGAACGTCGTCTGA
- the trxA gene encoding thioredoxin: MSDTDDIEEIRAQKRERLLQQTDDGAEQSAKQPSEPIHVGSPAEFQELTSEGVVLVDFHADWCGPCQMLEPTIETLARESAATVAKVDIDAQQAIAQQYGVRSVPTVMLFADGEAVQRIVGVRDRSAYESAIAQHA; the protein is encoded by the coding sequence ATGAGCGACACAGACGACATCGAGGAGATCAGAGCACAGAAACGAGAGAGACTCCTCCAGCAGACCGACGATGGGGCCGAACAGTCCGCGAAGCAACCCTCGGAACCGATCCACGTCGGTAGTCCCGCCGAGTTTCAGGAACTGACGAGCGAGGGGGTCGTCCTCGTGGACTTCCACGCGGACTGGTGTGGTCCGTGCCAGATGCTCGAACCGACGATCGAGACGCTGGCCCGCGAGAGCGCCGCGACCGTCGCGAAGGTAGACATCGACGCCCAGCAGGCCATCGCCCAGCAGTACGGCGTCCGGAGCGTCCCGACCGTGATGCTGTTTGCCGACGGCGAGGCGGTCCAGCGCATCGTCGGCGTCCGCGACCGATCGGCCTACGAGTCCGCCATCGCCCAGCACGCCTGA
- a CDS encoding HAD family hydrolase, with amino-acid sequence MAVSFDLFGTLVAADRPADPAAAVADELRARDVPVPDDWGDAYREPQIDAPPGAEVPLPAHVSAALRSRGVAAPNNAARRAVVAAFDPTVETRPGAVGAVRAAREHGVVALLSNCAVPELVGRTLIRSEVARDDFDAVVTSVGCGWRKPDRRAFESCVDALETDLSTLVHVGDDPATDGGADDAGAVFLDVADVSLTDFPEWLEARA; translated from the coding sequence GTGGCAGTCTCCTTCGACCTGTTCGGTACGCTGGTGGCCGCCGACCGACCCGCCGACCCCGCTGCGGCGGTCGCCGACGAACTGCGTGCTCGCGACGTTCCCGTCCCGGACGACTGGGGCGACGCCTATCGTGAGCCACAGATCGACGCACCGCCGGGTGCGGAGGTCCCACTCCCGGCACACGTCTCTGCTGCACTCCGGAGTCGCGGCGTCGCCGCGCCGAACAACGCCGCCAGACGCGCGGTCGTCGCCGCCTTCGATCCCACGGTGGAGACGCGGCCCGGCGCTGTCGGGGCGGTGCGGGCCGCCCGCGAACACGGCGTGGTCGCACTCCTGTCGAACTGTGCAGTGCCCGAACTCGTCGGGCGGACGCTGATTCGCTCCGAGGTGGCGCGCGACGACTTCGACGCGGTCGTCACCAGTGTCGGCTGTGGCTGGCGGAAGCCGGATCGGCGCGCCTTCGAGTCCTGTGTGGACGCGCTGGAGACCGACCTCTCGACGCTGGTCCACGTCGGCGACGACCCGGCGACCGACGGCGGGGCCGACGACGCGGGCGCGGTGTTCCTCGACGTGGCCGACGTGTCCCTGACCGACTTTCCCGAGTGGCTGGAGGCGCGAGCGTGA
- a CDS encoding alkaline phosphatase family protein: protein MLRTEIERQLRDEHEEGGAVFPAYEDYCFGNVSDTIAALFGADADRPLPADVFDGVDGVTTDDATDGNAAGFGTSVDRIVTVVVDGYGLDSWKRDQGDYDFLGRLTDGGTVTPLTSVYPSETAAAITTFETGQLPCEHGRTGWNVYDPETDRSFLPLGGRVKAGPEAGAAHVTAGDEAVLVAPEASTGVSYHYDRLADAGVDCHRLQPFPESSPGVTQHEYGDLEEFGARLAGVTMASATPGYVYGYVPHVDAVSHDSGTEGDDFQSTLATVCEQLSAFVADLDAETAANTLLLITADHGHVNTDPDRNVDLSDNETLMANLRRHADGTPVCLSGSMRNVHLHLQEGTVEETRRALSDLDAHVFTR from the coding sequence GTGCTCCGGACCGAGATCGAACGCCAACTCCGCGACGAACACGAGGAGGGTGGAGCCGTCTTCCCGGCGTACGAGGACTACTGCTTCGGCAACGTCTCGGACACCATCGCGGCACTGTTCGGGGCCGACGCCGACAGACCGCTCCCGGCCGACGTGTTCGATGGCGTCGACGGTGTCACGACGGACGACGCCACCGACGGGAACGCCGCCGGCTTCGGTACGAGCGTCGACCGCATCGTGACGGTCGTCGTGGACGGCTACGGCCTCGACTCGTGGAAGCGCGACCAGGGCGACTACGACTTCCTCGGCCGACTCACCGATGGCGGGACGGTCACACCACTCACGTCGGTCTACCCCTCGGAGACGGCCGCCGCGATCACGACCTTCGAGACCGGCCAACTCCCCTGCGAGCACGGTCGCACCGGCTGGAACGTCTACGACCCCGAGACCGACCGGTCGTTCCTGCCGCTCGGGGGGCGGGTCAAAGCGGGCCCCGAGGCGGGTGCAGCGCACGTCACGGCCGGTGACGAAGCGGTGCTCGTCGCACCAGAGGCCAGTACGGGCGTCTCGTACCACTACGACCGACTGGCGGACGCGGGCGTCGACTGCCATCGCCTCCAGCCGTTCCCCGAGTCGAGTCCCGGCGTGACACAACACGAGTACGGCGACCTCGAAGAGTTCGGCGCACGGCTCGCTGGCGTCACCATGGCTAGCGCCACGCCGGGCTACGTCTACGGTTACGTGCCCCACGTCGACGCAGTCTCCCACGACTCGGGCACCGAGGGCGACGACTTCCAGTCGACGCTCGCGACGGTCTGCGAGCAACTGTCCGCGTTCGTTGCAGACTTGGACGCGGAGACGGCGGCGAACACGCTCCTGCTGATCACGGCCGACCACGGCCACGTGAACACCGACCCCGACCGGAACGTCGACCTCTCCGACAACGAGACCCTGATGGCGAACCTCCGCCGGCACGCCGACGGGACGCCGGTCTGTCTCTCCGGCAGTATGCGGAACGTCCACCTCCACCTGCAGGAGGGCACCGTCGAGGAGACCCGCCGCGCGCTCTCTGACCTCGACGCGCACGTCTTCACCCGGTAA
- the aroA gene encoding 3-phosphoshikimate 1-carboxyvinyltransferase, translating to MNVSISPSRVHGTTRAPPSKSYTHRAILASGYSDGAVVRDALDSADTKATARAVEAFGGTVAYDDSRQHATLDVTGFDGRPEVPDDVIDCANSGTTIRLVTACAALADGLTVLTGDDSLRSRPQGPLLDAVEQLGGRAESTRRNGQAPVVVGGAIEGGSVSIPGDVSSQYITALLLAGAVTDEGIEVDLETELKSAPYVDITLEVLADFGVETEQTEDGFAVEGGQSYRPADGEYRVPGDFSSMSYLLAAGAIAADDEGLLVRGAQPSAQGDSAIVDVLDRMGAEIDWDREAGEIEVHRSALSGVEVDVGDTPDLLPTIATLGAVADGDTRIVNCEHVRYKETDRVSAMAEELAKLGANVTEQEDTLTIHGDDTELVGTRVDGRADHRIVMSLGLAGLVAEGTTTVGGAEHVDVSFPGFFDTLYDLGAEVHRD from the coding sequence ATGAACGTCTCCATCTCGCCCTCGCGGGTCCACGGGACGACGCGCGCGCCGCCCTCGAAGAGCTACACCCATCGGGCGATTCTCGCGTCCGGCTACAGCGACGGCGCGGTCGTCCGGGACGCCCTCGACAGCGCCGACACGAAGGCGACCGCCCGCGCGGTCGAAGCCTTCGGCGGCACGGTCGCGTACGACGACAGCCGACAGCACGCCACGCTGGACGTGACCGGCTTCGACGGCCGGCCCGAAGTCCCGGACGACGTGATCGACTGTGCGAACAGCGGGACGACGATCCGCCTCGTGACGGCCTGTGCCGCCCTCGCCGACGGCCTGACCGTGCTGACCGGCGACGACTCGCTGCGGTCGCGGCCGCAGGGGCCCCTGCTGGACGCGGTCGAGCAACTCGGCGGCCGGGCGGAGAGCACCCGGCGGAACGGACAGGCTCCCGTCGTGGTCGGCGGAGCCATCGAGGGAGGCAGTGTCTCGATTCCCGGCGACGTCTCCTCCCAGTACATCACCGCCCTGTTGCTGGCCGGTGCGGTGACCGACGAGGGGATCGAGGTCGACCTGGAGACGGAACTGAAGTCGGCCCCCTACGTCGACATCACGCTCGAGGTGCTCGCCGACTTCGGCGTCGAGACCGAGCAGACCGAAGACGGCTTCGCCGTCGAGGGGGGCCAGTCCTACCGCCCGGCAGACGGCGAGTACCGCGTGCCCGGGGACTTCTCCTCGATGTCGTACCTGCTCGCCGCCGGAGCCATCGCCGCAGACGACGAGGGACTGCTCGTCCGGGGCGCACAGCCGAGCGCGCAGGGCGACAGTGCCATCGTCGACGTTCTCGACCGGATGGGCGCGGAGATCGACTGGGACCGCGAGGCCGGAGAGATCGAGGTCCACCGCTCGGCCCTCTCGGGCGTCGAAGTCGACGTGGGCGACACGCCGGACCTCCTGCCGACGATCGCCACTCTCGGGGCGGTCGCGGACGGCGACACCCGGATCGTCAACTGCGAACACGTCCGCTACAAGGAGACCGACCGCGTGAGCGCGATGGCGGAAGAACTCGCCAAACTGGGCGCGAACGTCACCGAGCAGGAGGACACGCTGACGATCCACGGCGACGACACCGAACTGGTCGGTACCCGCGTCGACGGCCGGGCGGACCACCGCATCGTCATGTCGCTCGGCCTCGCCGGCCTCGTGGCGGAGGGGACGACGACCGTGGGCGGTGCCGAACACGTCGACGTGTCGTTCCCGGGCTTCTTCGACACGCTGTACGACCTCGGTGCCGAGGTTCACCGGGACTGA
- a CDS encoding potassium channel family protein: protein MSRAKRRVGYFLVAFVAATLVFTVAYQVGMTVLEGQPRTFTESLLVVVETFTTTGYGEDAGQWSTPTLRILMIVMQLTGVGLLFTTFPFILVPLFEEALATDPPTDTDLEDHVVICTFTPRGDTLVDELDAMDVPYVIVESDRETARDLFEDDYAVVHGDPESVETLEAANLEAATALVADDTDERNASIVLSANEVAPEVRVVSIIEDAEVADYQRYAGADRVVSPRRLLGESLANKATTSVSADLDAIEIGEDFEIAELLVQRGADVVGRKIADSRIAEITGVNIIGAWFRGEFVSPPDPDSVIDEHTILLVSGQEEQVEKLRDLTLSKARRYRRGTVVVAGSGEVGTTASDVLVGEGVPTTVVDLEDKPGVDIVGDITDRRTLKEAGVADARSVLLALDDDTTTIFAALVVNQFSPQTEIIARANERESVSKLYRAGAEYVLALSTVSGRLLASQLLDEEVISPSTQVDVVRTKAPGLAGQSLVQADVRARTNCTVIAAERNGDLITDVGPDFVVRATDDLIVAGIDADINRFAELADAGGTEPQDDSD, encoded by the coding sequence ATGTCGAGGGCCAAACGCCGCGTCGGGTACTTCCTCGTCGCATTCGTCGCGGCGACGCTGGTGTTCACGGTCGCCTACCAGGTCGGGATGACCGTCCTGGAGGGCCAGCCCCGGACGTTCACCGAGTCGCTGCTGGTCGTCGTCGAGACGTTCACGACGACCGGCTACGGCGAGGACGCCGGCCAGTGGTCCACGCCGACGCTCCGCATCCTGATGATCGTGATGCAGTTGACCGGCGTCGGCCTGCTCTTCACGACCTTCCCGTTCATCCTCGTCCCCCTGTTCGAGGAGGCGCTGGCGACCGACCCGCCGACCGACACCGACCTCGAAGACCACGTCGTCATCTGTACGTTCACCCCGCGCGGCGACACCCTCGTCGACGAACTCGACGCGATGGACGTCCCCTACGTGATCGTCGAGTCCGACCGCGAGACCGCCCGGGACCTGTTCGAGGACGACTACGCCGTCGTCCACGGCGACCCCGAGTCCGTCGAGACGCTCGAAGCGGCGAACCTCGAAGCCGCCACCGCGCTGGTGGCCGACGACACCGACGAACGCAACGCGAGTATCGTCCTCTCGGCCAACGAGGTCGCCCCCGAGGTGCGCGTCGTCAGCATCATCGAGGACGCCGAGGTGGCCGACTACCAGCGGTACGCGGGCGCGGATCGGGTCGTCTCCCCCCGGCGACTGCTCGGGGAGAGTCTCGCCAACAAGGCGACGACGTCCGTCTCGGCCGACCTGGACGCCATCGAGATCGGCGAGGACTTCGAGATCGCCGAACTGCTCGTCCAGCGCGGTGCGGACGTGGTCGGCCGGAAGATCGCCGACAGTCGGATCGCGGAGATCACCGGGGTCAACATCATCGGGGCGTGGTTCCGCGGCGAGTTCGTCAGCCCACCCGACCCCGACTCGGTGATCGACGAACACACGATCCTGCTCGTCTCCGGGCAGGAAGAACAGGTCGAGAAACTGCGCGACCTGACACTCTCGAAGGCTCGACGCTACCGACGCGGAACCGTCGTCGTCGCCGGGTCCGGCGAGGTCGGTACCACGGCGAGCGACGTGCTCGTCGGCGAGGGCGTCCCGACGACCGTGGTCGATCTCGAGGACAAACCCGGCGTGGACATCGTCGGCGACATCACCGACCGCCGGACGCTGAAGGAGGCCGGTGTCGCCGACGCCCGGAGCGTGCTCCTCGCCTTGGACGACGACACGACGACCATCTTCGCCGCGCTGGTGGTCAACCAGTTCTCCCCACAGACGGAGATCATCGCCCGCGCGAACGAACGCGAGAGCGTGAGCAAACTCTACCGGGCCGGCGCAGAGTACGTCCTCGCGCTCTCGACGGTCAGCGGTCGCCTGCTCGCCTCCCAACTGCTGGACGAGGAGGTCATCTCGCCGAGTACGCAGGTGGACGTGGTCCGGACGAAAGCGCCCGGTCTCGCGGGCCAGAGTCTCGTACAGGCCGACGTGCGCGCGCGGACCAACTGCACCGTCATCGCCGCCGAACGCAACGGCGACCTGATCACCGACGTCGGCCCGGACTTCGTCGTCAGAGCGACCGACGACCTGATCGTCGCCGGCATCGACGCGGACATCAATCGCTTCGCAGAACTCGCCGATGCAGGCGGGACAGAGCCGCAGGACGACTCGGACTGA
- the aroC gene encoding chorismate synthase, producing MNGNRFGRLFQFTTYGESHGEAMGVTVSGCPAGVELDEETIQRDLDRRKPGQSMITTSRGEPDKVKLNSGTQDGYTTGTPIGMVIQNKDARSGKYEPFVTAPRPSHGDFTYSAKFGTRNWGGGGRSSARETVNWVAAGAVAKQVLAASEYDVEIKAHVNQIGDIEAPDVSFEEILEHSEENEVRCAHPETAEKMRDRIDEYQKAGDSIGGSIYFEAHGVPRGLGAPRFDSFPSRLGRAMFSIPATTAFEFGLGKDAREWTGHDRNEDWQFDEDGDPTPVGNKHGGLQGGITTGQPIWGEATWHAPTSIPKEQTTVDWETGEEKQVQVVGRHDPVLPPRAVPVVEAMLYVTVLDFMLLGGRINPERIDDRPGEYDTDYHPRSPANMDEE from the coding sequence ATGAACGGCAATCGTTTCGGCCGACTCTTTCAGTTCACCACCTACGGCGAGAGCCACGGGGAGGCGATGGGTGTCACCGTCTCCGGCTGTCCCGCCGGCGTCGAACTCGACGAGGAGACCATCCAGCGGGATCTCGACCGACGCAAGCCCGGCCAGTCGATGATCACGACGAGCAGGGGCGAACCGGACAAGGTGAAGCTCAACTCCGGAACGCAGGACGGCTACACCACCGGGACGCCCATCGGGATGGTCATCCAGAACAAGGACGCCCGCTCGGGCAAGTACGAACCGTTCGTCACCGCGCCGCGGCCGAGCCACGGCGACTTCACCTACTCGGCGAAGTTCGGCACGCGTAACTGGGGCGGCGGTGGTCGCTCGTCGGCCCGCGAGACGGTGAACTGGGTCGCGGCCGGCGCGGTCGCAAAGCAGGTGCTCGCCGCCTCCGAGTACGACGTCGAGATCAAGGCGCACGTCAACCAGATCGGCGACATCGAGGCCCCCGACGTCTCTTTCGAGGAGATACTCGAACACTCGGAGGAGAACGAGGTCCGGTGTGCCCACCCCGAGACGGCCGAGAAGATGCGCGACCGCATCGACGAGTACCAGAAAGCGGGGGACTCCATCGGCGGGAGCATCTACTTCGAGGCGCACGGCGTCCCGCGCGGCCTCGGCGCGCCGCGCTTCGACTCCTTCCCGTCGCGACTCGGACGGGCGATGTTCTCCATCCCCGCCACGACCGCCTTCGAGTTCGGTCTCGGGAAGGACGCCCGCGAGTGGACCGGTCACGACCGCAACGAGGACTGGCAGTTCGACGAGGACGGCGACCCGACGCCGGTCGGCAACAAGCACGGCGGTCTCCAGGGTGGCATCACGACCGGCCAGCCCATCTGGGGCGAGGCGACCTGGCACGCGCCGACTTCGATTCCGAAAGAGCAGACCACGGTCGACTGGGAGACCGGCGAGGAGAAGCAGGTGCAGGTCGTCGGTCGCCACGACCCCGTCCTCCCGCCGCGTGCGGTGCCGGTCGTCGAGGCGATGCTGTACGTGACGGTGCTGGACTTCATGTTGCTCGGTGGGCGGATCAACCCCGAACGCATCGACGACCGGCCGGGCGAGTACGACACCGACTACCACCCGCGCAGTCCGGCGAATATGGACGAGGAGTGA
- a CDS encoding aldo/keto reductase produces the protein MPMLGLGTWENTDADECVNAVQTALEMGYRHIDTAQIYGNEAEVGEGIAQADVPREDIFLATKVWIDDLDAEGVVETTRESLDKLGVEYVDLLYVHWPAREYDPEETLGAFDDLVAEGLTDRIGISNFEPAQVDEAIETAENDIFANQVELHPLLPQEELREHCAERDVELVAYSPLARGKVFDVPELQGIAEKHDASPPQVSLAWLREKGVTAIPKATSEAHIADNWASLSLDLDDEDVAKIDAIDETDRRVDPGFAPW, from the coding sequence ATGCCGATGCTCGGACTGGGAACCTGGGAGAACACCGACGCAGACGAGTGTGTGAACGCGGTGCAGACCGCACTGGAGATGGGCTACCGCCACATCGACACCGCACAGATCTACGGCAACGAGGCCGAGGTCGGCGAGGGCATCGCGCAGGCCGACGTGCCTCGGGAGGACATCTTCCTCGCCACGAAGGTCTGGATCGACGATCTGGACGCGGAGGGCGTCGTGGAGACGACCCGAGAGAGTCTCGACAAACTCGGCGTCGAGTACGTGGACCTGCTGTACGTCCACTGGCCGGCCCGCGAGTACGATCCGGAGGAGACGCTCGGCGCGTTCGACGACCTCGTCGCGGAGGGGCTGACAGACCGGATCGGCATCTCCAACTTCGAACCGGCGCAGGTCGACGAAGCCATCGAGACTGCCGAGAACGACATCTTCGCCAACCAGGTCGAACTCCACCCCCTCCTGCCGCAGGAAGAACTCCGCGAGCACTGCGCCGAGCGTGACGTGGAACTCGTCGCCTACTCCCCGCTCGCGCGCGGGAAGGTCTTCGACGTGCCGGAACTGCAGGGGATCGCCGAGAAGCACGACGCCAGTCCGCCGCAGGTGTCGCTGGCGTGGCTCCGCGAGAAGGGTGTGACGGCGATCCCGAAGGCGACCAGCGAGGCCCACATCGCCGACAACTGGGCGTCGCTGTCGCTCGATCTGGACGACGAAGACGTGGCGAAAATCGACGCCATCGACGAGACCGACCGCCGCGTGGACCCCGGGTTCGCGCCGTGGTAG
- a CDS encoding phosphoadenosine phosphosulfate reductase family protein, whose amino-acid sequence MPTFPEYLDVDYEAGTGESAADYPSLGDKLDKAIEVTRTALEQYRKPAVMWTGGKDSTLVLYVVREVARELDHEVPPVVFIDHFEHFAETTDFVHRWTDRWNLDLVVARNEEFARLDAEPGEAIPVADLSEATRRELARLEYDEDTVVVDADTLVGNHLLKTVALNETLTEHGFDGIFSGVRWDEQEARADETFFSPRHDSEKYPPHDRVHPILQFDERAVWEAMWSFVVPDAVPDYPAGYVPESTDDLPEGVTAEDIPVSPKYFEGFRSLGTESGSGTAGETPAWLQDMEGTTEREGRAQDKENLMARLRDLGYM is encoded by the coding sequence ATGCCCACCTTCCCCGAGTACCTCGACGTGGACTACGAGGCCGGCACCGGCGAGTCGGCCGCCGACTATCCGAGTCTCGGCGACAAACTGGACAAGGCCATCGAGGTCACCCGCACCGCACTCGAACAGTACCGGAAGCCGGCCGTCATGTGGACCGGCGGGAAGGACTCGACGCTCGTGCTGTACGTCGTCCGCGAGGTGGCCCGCGAACTCGACCACGAGGTGCCGCCGGTCGTCTTCATCGACCACTTCGAGCACTTCGCCGAGACGACGGACTTCGTCCACCGGTGGACCGACCGCTGGAATCTGGACCTGGTCGTCGCCCGCAACGAGGAGTTCGCCCGTCTCGACGCCGAACCCGGCGAGGCGATCCCGGTCGCCGACCTCTCCGAGGCGACCCGGCGCGAACTCGCTCGACTGGAGTACGACGAGGACACCGTGGTCGTCGACGCCGACACGCTGGTCGGCAACCACCTGCTGAAGACCGTCGCCCTGAACGAGACGCTGACCGAACACGGCTTCGACGGGATCTTCTCCGGCGTGCGCTGGGACGAACAGGAGGCCCGCGCCGACGAGACGTTCTTCTCGCCGCGGCACGACTCCGAGAAGTACCCGCCCCACGACCGCGTGCATCCGATTCTGCAGTTCGACGAGCGCGCCGTCTGGGAGGCGATGTGGTCGTTCGTCGTCCCCGACGCCGTCCCGGACTACCCGGCGGGCTACGTCCCGGAGAGCACCGACGACCTCCCCGAGGGCGTCACGGCCGAGGACATCCCGGTCTCGCCGAAGTACTTCGAGGGGTTCCGGTCGCTCGGCACCGAGTCCGGATCCGGCACCGCCGGCGAGACACCGGCGTGGTTGCAGGACATGGAGGGCACGACCGAACGCGAAGGGCGCGCACAGGACAAGGAGAACCTGATGGCACGGCTTCGCGACCTAGGCTACATGTGA
- a CDS encoding DUF7333 family protein, with protein sequence MALDLTKTAVIFAALIAVGVGGLAASGVMATGTVLMMVLPSTVVFGLICLALGVQYGEYRAAN encoded by the coding sequence ATGGCACTCGACCTCACGAAGACCGCCGTGATCTTCGCCGCGCTGATCGCCGTCGGCGTCGGCGGACTGGCTGCATCGGGCGTGATGGCGACCGGGACCGTCCTGATGATGGTCCTCCCCTCGACCGTCGTCTTCGGACTGATCTGTCTCGCGCTCGGCGTCCAGTACGGCGAGTACCGCGCGGCGAACTGA
- a CDS encoding M24 family metallopeptidase: MSRDLSRLDSFLADAGFDGYLVADDGEDSDQRYLAGFDAPDEFVTLRADGETHLLVSGLEYGRATKEAEADHVVRYSDYDWAEKVEQFGREEARIRMLAEFVADCGAGASDLSVPASFPLGTADPLRKRDLSLTPETDEVVTEIRATKTDEEVAAIREAQRANESAMARAEELLRAASVAEDGTLRHEGEVLTSERVAEAIEVTLLREGCALDETIVACGSDAADPHDRGSGPLVAGEAIIVDIFPRSKATGYHSDMTRTFVKGEASAEIESWFDVTDEAREAALAAVEPGVTGAAVHDAVCDVYESAGHPTLRSDHTTETGFIHSTGHGVGLDVHELPRVSPGGGELKPGHVITIEPGLYDPAVGGVRIEDIVVVTDDGHENLVEYPVELVVE, from the coding sequence ATGAGCCGCGATCTCTCTCGACTCGACAGCTTCCTCGCCGACGCCGGCTTCGACGGCTACCTCGTCGCCGACGACGGCGAGGACTCCGACCAGCGCTACCTCGCCGGCTTCGACGCCCCCGACGAGTTCGTCACCCTCCGGGCCGACGGCGAGACACACCTCCTCGTCTCGGGCCTGGAGTACGGTCGCGCGACGAAGGAGGCCGAGGCGGACCACGTCGTCCGGTATTCGGACTACGACTGGGCCGAGAAGGTCGAGCAGTTCGGCCGCGAGGAGGCCCGCATCCGTATGCTCGCGGAATTCGTCGCGGACTGCGGTGCGGGCGCGAGCGACCTCTCGGTCCCGGCGTCGTTCCCCCTCGGCACCGCCGACCCGCTTCGAAAGCGGGACCTCTCGCTGACGCCGGAGACCGACGAGGTCGTCACCGAGATTCGCGCGACGAAGACCGACGAGGAGGTGGCCGCCATCCGCGAGGCACAGCGCGCGAACGAATCGGCGATGGCTCGCGCCGAGGAACTGCTCCGGGCGGCGTCGGTCGCCGAGGACGGGACACTCCGGCACGAGGGCGAGGTGTTGACGAGCGAACGCGTCGCCGAGGCCATCGAGGTGACACTGCTCCGGGAGGGCTGTGCACTGGACGAGACTATCGTCGCCTGCGGGAGCGACGCCGCCGACCCGCACGACCGGGGGAGCGGTCCGCTCGTGGCCGGCGAGGCGATCATCGTCGACATCTTCCCGCGCAGCAAGGCGACGGGTTACCACTCGGACATGACTCGGACGTTCGTGAAAGGCGAGGCGAGCGCGGAGATCGAGTCGTGGTTCGACGTGACCGACGAGGCACGCGAGGCCGCGCTGGCGGCGGTCGAACCCGGCGTGACCGGCGCAGCAGTCCACGACGCGGTGTGTGACGTGTACGAGTCGGCGGGTCATCCGACGCTTCGGTCCGACCACACGACCGAGACGGGGTTCATCCACAGCACCGGGCACGGCGTCGGCCTCGACGTGCACGAACTTCCCCGCGTGAGTCCGGGTGGTGGCGAACTGAAACCGGGACACGTCATCACCATCGAACCGGGGCTGTACGACCCGGCGGTCGGCGGCGTCCGCATCGAGGACATCGTGGTCGTCACCGACGACGGCCACGAGAACCTCGTGGAGTACCCGGTCGAACTGGTCGTGGAGTGA